The Coffea arabica cultivar ET-39 chromosome 3c, Coffea Arabica ET-39 HiFi, whole genome shotgun sequence genome contains a region encoding:
- the LOC113734682 gene encoding UDP-glycosyltransferase 92A1 has translation MTGLKEYMVMIPFMAHGHLTPFLDLAKKIQQRTGFAITLVSTPLNVKYLENTISKDSSQESRINLESLPFNSVEHGLPPNTENTGALSLDHIIKLFQGAANLEGPFRRLIAKIIEKEGHPPLCIVSDIFVGWATDVAKDFETVNVTFTTGGAYGTAAYVSIWQNLPHRSSGKDEFSLPGFPDSCRFHITHLHRYLQAADGTDEWSKFFQPQISKSLGSLGWLCNTVQEIEPFGLDVLRKYIKLPVWCIGPLLPPQMLEQDSSSESKIISQPSGREPGLPTEQCLEWLDSHPECSVLYISFGSQNTTSPSQMMALAMGLEHSGKPFIWAIRPPFGFDPKGEFRAEWLPEGFEERMAQTNQGLLVHKWAPQLEILRHKSTAAFLSHCGWNSIMESLSQGVPMIGWPLAAEQGYNSKLIMEEMGVGVELTRGLQSTVEKEHVERVINTVMEKGGKGEEMKRKAVEIRGLIRAAVREDEGHKGSSLQAIDDFISVVLSKRKVLTAS, from the coding sequence ATGACTGGCTTGAAGGAGTATATGGTGATGATACCATTCATGGCTCATGGCCATCTAACCCCTTTCTTAGATTTAGCCAAGAAAATTCAACAAAGAACTGGCTTCGCCATCACCCTGGTTAGCACCCCTCTTAATGTCAAGTACCTCGAGAATACTATATCAAAGGATTCATCCCAAGAATCCCGAATCAACTTAGAATCTCTTCCTTTCAACAGTGTTGAACATGGCTTGCCACCAAATACTGAGAACACTGGGGCCTTGTCCTTGGACCATATCATCAAACTCTTCCAGGGTGCAGCTAATCTTGAAGGCCCCTTTCGCCGTCTCATCGCAAAAATCATCGAAAAGGAGGGACATCCTCCGTTGTGCATAGTTTCTGATATTTTTGTAGGGTGGGCTACTGATGTAGCAAAGGATTTTGAAACTGTAAATGTAACTTTCACCACAGGTGGTGCCTATGGCACTGCTGCCTATGTTTCAATATGGCAGAACCTCCCTCACCGTTCCTCCGGCAAAGATGAGTTCAGTCTTCCTGGTTTTCCTGATTCATGTCGGTTCCATATCACCCATCTGCATAGGTATCTGCAAGCAGCAGATGGTACCGATGAATGGTCAAAGTTTTTTCAGCCGCAGATATCAAAATCTTTGGGATCTCTTGGATGGTTATGCAATACAGTGCAGGAAATTGAGCCTTTTGGCTTGGATGTGCTTAGGAAATACATAAAACTCCCTGTTTGGTGCATTGGACCCCTTCTTCCACCACAAATGCTTGAACAAGATTCTTCTTCAGAATCCAAAATCATCAGTCAGCCCAGCGGGAGAGAACCAGGTTTGCCTACTGAACAATGCCTGGAATGGCTGGACTCACATCCCGAGTGTTCTGTTCTTTACATCTCTTTTGGTTCCCAGAACACTACAAGTCCTTCTCAGATGATGGCATTAGCTATGGGGTTAGAGCACTCTGGGAAACCATTCATTTGGGCTATTAGGCCTCCTTTTGGCTTTGATCCTAAAGGTGAATTCAGGGCTGAGTGGTTACCAGAAGGTTTTGAAGAAAGAATGGCGCAAACAAATCAAGGATTGTTAGTGCATAAATGGGCACCCCAATTGGAGATTCTTCGTCACAAATCAACAGCAGCATTTTTGAGCCATTGTGGATGGAATTCAATCATGGAGAGTTTGAGTCAAGGTGTTCCCATGATTGGTTGGCCACTTGCAGCTGAACAAGGGTACAACTCAAAGTTGATAATGGAGGAAATGGGAGTTGGTGTTGAGTTAACTAGGGGATTGCAGAGTACTGTAGAGAAAGAGCATGTGGAGAGGGTAATAAATACTGTGATGGAGAAAGGAGGCAAAGGAgaggaaatgaaaagaaaggcagTTGAGATAAGAGGGTTGATAAGGGCTGCTGTAAGGGAAGATGAAGGACACAAAGGGTCTTCTTTGCAAGCCATAGATGATTTCATCTCTGTAGTTTTGTCCAAGAGAAAAGTTCTTACAGCATCTTAA